A portion of the uncultured Bacteroides sp. genome contains these proteins:
- a CDS encoding peroxiredoxin-like family protein — MKTVKSIIIVSFMLIGLSVSAQNPEKALKVGDKAPMFELTNSVSKKVSLEKLLKKGPVVLVWYRGGWCPYCNLALNKLQEALPDMKKLKTQLVAITPEVPDSSFTTKERNNLKFEVLSDINNQVGRKYGLVYKLSPDVEKMYESKFGLSQYNGNKNAELPMPATYVIDKEGIIRYAFVDADYKKRADPSEVIKALRELK, encoded by the coding sequence ATGAAAACAGTAAAATCAATTATCATAGTAAGTTTTATGCTAATAGGTTTAAGCGTCTCTGCTCAGAATCCGGAAAAAGCATTGAAAGTTGGAGATAAGGCTCCAATGTTTGAATTAACAAATAGTGTGAGCAAAAAAGTATCGCTTGAGAAACTATTAAAAAAAGGTCCTGTCGTTTTAGTGTGGTACAGAGGAGGCTGGTGTCCTTACTGCAACCTTGCGCTCAATAAATTGCAGGAAGCTCTGCCGGATATGAAAAAGCTTAAAACTCAATTAGTTGCCATAACCCCTGAGGTTCCAGACAGTAGTTTTACCACGAAAGAAAGAAATAATCTAAAATTTGAAGTTCTGTCTGACATCAACAATCAAGTAGGACGTAAATATGGATTAGTTTATAAACTATCGCCTGATGTGGAAAAGATGTATGAGAGTAAATTTGGGCTAAGCCAATATAATGGGAATAAAAATGCTGAGCTTCCTATGCCCGCAACTTACGTTATTGACAAAGAAGGAATTATTCGCTACGCATTTGTTGATGCCGATTATAAGAAAAGAGCAGATCCAAGTGAAGTCATCAAAGCATTGCGTGAACTAAAGTAA
- the msrB gene encoding peptide-methionine (R)-S-oxide reductase MsrB: MILKPLLILGILLPLYSFASAPNGFNQKKKEHLKNKTMNIEKDIYFAGGCFWGTEHFIKLIRGVKETQVGYANGNIKNPTYEQVCTGSTNFAETVKVKYDSQEVKLKQLIDLYFQTIDPTTINMQGHDRGSQYRTGIYYTDPADLPVIQSAVQELGKAYSKPIVVEIKPMENFYKAEDYHQDYLDKNPGGYCHIPSSLFEVAKKANAPTVRAKPSYKKPDDATLRTKLTAEQYAVTQKNATEPAFKNEYWDEHRQGIYVDIASGEPLFISTDKFDSGCGWPSFSKPIEKNLIKEKKDVSFGMERTEVRSKSGDSHLGHVFNDGPAEKGGLRYCINSASLRFIPIEKMKEEGYADYIPLLTKK, encoded by the coding sequence ATGATTCTCAAGCCTTTATTAATACTGGGTATATTATTACCTTTGTATAGTTTTGCTTCGGCACCAAATGGGTTTAATCAAAAAAAGAAAGAACATTTAAAAAACAAAACTATGAATATAGAGAAAGATATCTATTTTGCAGGCGGCTGTTTCTGGGGAACAGAACATTTTATAAAACTGATTCGAGGAGTGAAAGAGACACAAGTAGGCTATGCCAATGGCAATATTAAGAATCCTACTTATGAGCAAGTGTGTACCGGGAGCACTAACTTTGCCGAAACGGTGAAAGTGAAGTATGATTCACAGGAAGTGAAGCTAAAACAATTGATCGATCTTTATTTCCAGACCATTGATCCTACCACCATCAATATGCAAGGCCACGACAGAGGTTCTCAGTATCGAACAGGTATTTATTATACTGATCCGGCTGATTTACCCGTAATTCAATCGGCTGTGCAAGAATTGGGTAAAGCATACTCTAAACCTATTGTGGTGGAAATAAAGCCGATGGAAAACTTCTACAAAGCAGAAGATTACCATCAAGATTATCTGGATAAAAACCCTGGAGGCTATTGCCACATTCCATCTTCGTTGTTCGAAGTAGCAAAAAAGGCAAATGCTCCTACTGTGAGAGCAAAACCAAGTTACAAAAAACCTGATGACGCCACATTACGCACAAAGTTAACAGCGGAACAATATGCTGTAACTCAAAAGAATGCTACCGAACCAGCTTTTAAGAATGAATACTGGGACGAACATCGACAGGGCATTTACGTTGATATCGCAAGCGGAGAACCTCTATTCATCTCAACCGATAAATTCGATTCCGGCTGTGGATGGCCAAGTTTCTCTAAACCAATAGAAAAGAATCTGATCAAAGAAAAGAAAGATGTTTCTTTTGGCATGGAGCGGACAGAAGTTCGTAGCAAGTCAGGTGATAGCCATCTGGGACATGTATTTAATGACGGACCCGCAGAAAAAGGCGGATTACGCTATTGCATCAACAGTGCTTCTCTGCGCTTCATTCCAATAGAAAAGATGAAAGAGGAAGGATATGCTGATTATATACCTCTTTTAACGAAAAAATAA
- a CDS encoding M13 family metallopeptidase, with the protein MKFNPLICGLILVATTTTSCKQAKSSIEKGDALASHIDSTTKAGDDFFQFANGKWFRENPIPASEQSNGIFQLVQDTINAQVRKICESSVAIKNEPKGSNKQKIGDFFYSGMDSTSLNKKGISDLKNDLDKIDKIKDLNGIITEASYIHTVSSAPLFNMYVTQDDKNSSKYQVYITQGGLSMPDRNYYFDMDASAKSIRDKFVAYAGNMFGIMGYEKAKAKQAALKLMEMETALAKTSRKREDTRDPLANYHKMTSAKLATLTPNLDWKSFMNGVGLAKVDSIVVGQPEFLVALNGYLKKYTVEEWKNYLKFHLLNGLASYMDDKTYLEDFNFYSSTLRGIKEPKPRWKRVVENTDGYLGELIGQVYVNEYLPKGTKEKLEEIGNAIKSVFAQRIKALDWMSAPTKEKALKKLNAVIMKVGYPDKWKDLSSLQIDRTSYVKNVMNANKWAFSYMINKYGKPVDRTEWGMQPQTYNAYYNPSNNEIVIPGCNIIVPGYERKMADDAILYAIIGGTFGHEITHGFDDQGCKYNEFGNLNDWWTSDDKAKFEKKTKMIVKQFNDYVAVDSLHINGELTQGENIADLGGVIMGFEAFKKTKQYKNNELIAGLNPSQRFFLGYALTWMLNMRPEAMANQIKSNEHAPAKWRVLGPLSNMPEFYETFGVKQGDKMWRPDSLIVKIW; encoded by the coding sequence ATGAAATTCAATCCACTTATCTGTGGTCTCATTTTGGTGGCAACCACAACAACATCTTGTAAGCAGGCAAAGTCTTCAATAGAAAAAGGCGATGCTCTTGCTTCACACATTGACTCTACAACAAAGGCTGGAGACGACTTCTTTCAATTTGCTAATGGCAAATGGTTTAGAGAGAATCCAATCCCCGCCAGCGAACAGAGTAATGGCATTTTTCAGTTGGTTCAGGATACTATCAATGCTCAGGTTCGTAAGATATGCGAATCATCTGTAGCGATTAAGAATGAACCAAAGGGAAGCAACAAACAAAAAATAGGTGACTTCTTTTATTCGGGGATGGATAGTACTTCGTTGAATAAAAAAGGAATCAGTGATCTGAAAAACGATTTGGATAAAATAGATAAGATCAAAGACCTGAATGGCATCATCACAGAAGCATCTTATATTCACACCGTTTCGTCGGCTCCACTGTTTAATATGTATGTTACTCAGGATGATAAGAACAGTAGTAAATATCAGGTGTATATCACACAGGGCGGATTGAGTATGCCGGACCGTAACTACTATTTTGATATGGATGCGAGTGCTAAGTCTATTCGTGATAAATTTGTTGCTTATGCGGGTAACATGTTTGGCATCATGGGATACGAAAAAGCCAAAGCTAAACAAGCAGCCCTCAAATTGATGGAAATGGAAACAGCTCTGGCTAAAACATCGCGTAAACGAGAGGATACCCGAGATCCATTGGCAAACTATCACAAAATGACATCAGCTAAATTAGCGACATTAACACCAAATCTGGACTGGAAATCTTTTATGAATGGTGTGGGACTGGCAAAGGTGGATAGCATCGTGGTTGGTCAACCGGAATTTCTTGTTGCACTGAACGGTTATCTGAAGAAATATACAGTAGAGGAGTGGAAGAATTATCTTAAATTTCATCTATTGAATGGATTGGCTTCTTACATGGACGATAAAACCTATCTGGAGGATTTCAACTTTTATTCTTCTACTCTACGCGGAATAAAAGAACCGAAACCTCGATGGAAACGTGTGGTGGAGAATACTGACGGATATCTTGGAGAGCTTATAGGACAGGTGTATGTAAACGAATACCTGCCTAAAGGCACCAAAGAAAAATTAGAAGAAATAGGAAATGCGATCAAATCGGTTTTTGCTCAACGCATTAAAGCACTCGACTGGATGAGTGCTCCAACCAAAGAGAAAGCTTTGAAAAAACTCAATGCGGTGATTATGAAAGTGGGCTATCCTGATAAATGGAAAGATCTCAGTAGTTTGCAGATTGATCGTACGTCTTATGTGAAAAATGTGATGAATGCCAATAAATGGGCATTTAGCTATATGATAAATAAGTATGGGAAGCCGGTAGATCGTACAGAATGGGGCATGCAACCTCAGACTTACAATGCGTATTACAATCCGTCGAATAACGAAATAGTCATCCCGGGCTGTAACATCATTGTTCCCGGATACGAAAGAAAAATGGCTGATGATGCTATTTTATATGCCATTATTGGTGGAACCTTCGGGCATGAAATCACCCACGGCTTCGATGATCAAGGTTGTAAATACAATGAATTTGGTAACTTGAATGACTGGTGGACAAGCGATGACAAAGCGAAGTTTGAGAAAAAAACGAAGATGATTGTAAAGCAGTTTAATGATTATGTGGCTGTTGATAGTCTGCACATTAATGGCGAACTGACTCAGGGAGAGAATATTGCCGATTTAGGTGGAGTAATTATGGGATTCGAAGCATTCAAAAAGACGAAGCAATACAAAAATAACGAATTGATTGCCGGGCTGAATCCCAGCCAGCGTTTCTTCCTTGGTTACGCGCTAACATGGATGCTCAATATGCGTCCTGAAGCCATGGCAAATCAGATAAAAAGCAATGAACATGCTCCGGCAAAATGGAGAGTTCTTGGTCCTCTTTCCAATATGCCTGAGTTTTATGAGACCTTTGGAGTGAAGCAGGGCGATAAGATGTGGCGTCCAGACAGCTTGATTGTGAAGATTTGGTAA
- a CDS encoding xenobiotic reductase B — MCEYAEIEDIVLSNGKSIKQINTEAKKEVECIYLKGWSKGISIPFRDSKGNIYLANPDGSEDLVEFNRKERSYKVISRIANKGQGRYAYLLNQ, encoded by the coding sequence ATGTGTGAATACGCAGAAATAGAAGATATTGTTTTGTCCAATGGCAAAAGCATAAAACAAATAAATACAGAAGCTAAGAAAGAGGTGGAATGTATTTATCTGAAAGGATGGTCTAAGGGAATTTCTATACCATTCAGAGATAGCAAAGGAAATATCTATTTAGCTAATCCAGATGGTAGTGAAGACTTGGTAGAGTTCAATCGCAAAGAGAGAAGTTACAAAGTGATTTCACGAATTGCAAATAAGGGGCAAGGCAGATATGCTTATTTACTAAACCAATAA
- a CDS encoding GGGtGRT protein, producing MIREVKFESQDRRIKGIIELLNANGIKDIEEANAICEANGLDPYKTCEETQPICFENAKWAYVVGAAIAVKKGCKVAADAAEAIGLGLQAFCIPGSVAADRKVGIGHGNLAARLLREETKCFAFLAGHESFAAAEGAIKIAAKADKVRKEPLRCILNGLGKDAAQIISRINGFTYVQTQFDYYTSELKVVREIAYSDGNRAKVKCYGADDVREGVAIMHKEGVDVSITGNSTNPTRFQHPVAGTYKKECIEMGKKYFSVASGGGTGRTLHPDNMAAGPASYGMTDTMGRMHSDAQFAGSSSVPAHVEMMGFLGIGNNPMVGVTVAVAVDVAQALGK from the coding sequence ATGATTAGAGAAGTAAAATTTGAAAGTCAAGACCGTCGTATCAAAGGTATCATTGAACTATTGAACGCTAACGGCATCAAAGACATAGAAGAAGCTAACGCAATATGCGAAGCTAATGGACTTGACCCTTATAAAACGTGTGAAGAAACTCAGCCTATCTGCTTTGAAAACGCCAAATGGGCGTATGTAGTAGGTGCTGCCATCGCTGTGAAAAAAGGATGTAAAGTAGCTGCTGATGCTGCTGAAGCAATCGGACTTGGTCTTCAAGCATTCTGCATCCCCGGTTCTGTAGCCGCTGACCGTAAGGTAGGTATTGGCCATGGTAACCTCGCCGCCCGTCTACTTCGTGAAGAAACTAAATGTTTCGCTTTCCTTGCAGGACACGAATCATTTGCTGCTGCTGAAGGAGCAATCAAGATTGCTGCTAAAGCTGACAAAGTTCGCAAAGAACCACTTCGTTGCATCTTGAACGGACTTGGAAAAGACGCTGCACAGATCATCTCTCGTATCAATGGTTTTACTTACGTACAGACTCAATTCGACTATTATACGTCAGAACTGAAAGTTGTTCGCGAGATCGCTTATTCTGACGGAAACCGTGCAAAAGTAAAATGCTACGGTGCCGACGATGTTCGTGAAGGTGTAGCCATCATGCACAAAGAAGGTGTAGACGTATCTATCACAGGTAACTCTACCAACCCAACACGTTTCCAACACCCGGTTGCTGGTACATACAAAAAAGAATGTATCGAGATGGGTAAGAAATATTTCTCTGTTGCTTCAGGTGGCGGCACAGGTCGTACGCTTCACCCAGACAACATGGCTGCCGGTCCTGCTTCTTATGGTATGACAGACACAATGGGACGTATGCACTCAGACGCACAGTTCGCCGGTTCTTCATCAGTTCCTGCTCACGTAGAAATGATGGGATTCCTAGGCATTGGTAACAACCCAATGGTAGGTGTTACTGTAGCTGTAGCTGTTGACGTAGCTCAAGCTTTAGGCAAGTAA
- a CDS encoding alpha-2-macroglobulin family protein — protein MMKTHLTILTTTLLFISVVAFGQTRLSDSRRNSVERYIYRISKDDLRKMHLQNKKIEEDMLRSLVNKIPLNGNVPKLPRGNYVIVKAEGNQLVYTDHIVDDLYFKIVTAEKMMLCLYDSLGNIVDDATVRCGSKAFKFNRNTQTYNIKNTKDKQIIEVNNKGVYHYIEIEKQSPYHYKSNLFKTIWGKMKYNFHNLFNPNDRPTKNKYKGFIVFNKPKYKPGETVKLKAYMTNHNGKPYDKAVDLKLLSYYPNKIDTTLANLMPYRQGMYTYQFKLSDNLNLKLDNNYTIALKTIKDRDNEVTSQFRYEDYELKSLHFTAQTNKEEYEKGDSIKLKFKVTDENEMAVYDGKIEILVTPDPFDQYKMKKSQSVFIPDTLWTQTIDMNGLSEKEIILPDSIFPANVSINYQAKCTYLSADNEKRTLSKRLSQKADDYTIDFSLSKGILMMKELNKGQSQEIMAEISVDGENGSILSVDSVMLPHSMPVSWIASDVTVKTKHTTKTYFLDDIREDQLAYKFYRQNDSIYLIVDNPAQIPFWYAVRKKNKEIAKGYTTQLNYSVKAKSEEGYSMQLSYLFGEESKNIRQSLPFTEKNISIDVSTPTSVYPGQKANILISVTDKKRKPVSNVDVTAYSFTSKFESYSMPDLAIKGKYIHAKAFADKRYNPEENSIAGNVDMQWGKWKNTMALDTIEYYKFLYPNTYYSYAEPSIDGTTQISPYIVIDGVLQGVHMLWIDQRLYYFDQAQQLDVYSFCVTPGKHNLKFRTHDREILVYNVNIQKGAKNILSFDAKTPYVRKAVQDEDTDPFVLVSKLLKKKEQNELNEKEVEQLSSQLITVNNTFGRLDLPNLRANLELPAYISSGNIHYYLNNTPRNSYNNTLRGSINSAILAGPFPSRNSMNGITNMASLYIDDKLVSNIEIEGGNEYLLYNNYQKIKSWNALPFQRSISKYIPKTNFKEQLLTPSNIREQFNKRLITTLSSSNGSANFNYRHYNKCRLSLYLGKDTKGLDIKPSLILIVPEKKEEIKDYQLFYGGTRNFNSLSVGNMVVTIALNDSTSYSKIVTLHPNGQNYLRLDSIEYDTNSKLAKTAFNLFQRDTRKVFSRNPYINNSFKIDSIISVPAQETGSYKRSNARKGIITGIVYDNFGEPIIGASATINKTKVGTITDLDGYFELAGKAGDEITFTYIGYIPKKVKYSEGYNYKIVLNEDSQSLQEVVVVGYGSEQKSLLTGSTITINDNSSNTTLDSQTLQGRIAGLTIRGSSSDSKGSNPLILVNGLPYNGKLEDIDATSIISLNILKDNSATAIYGARAKDGVIMIQTKTLNTVATEKSDNAESTSTQGGNTMRRNFHDDAFWQPTLKTNIKGEASFDITYPDDITTWNAYFIAIGNKKQTDKKQMTIKSFKALTARLSTPRFAIRGDSLNAVGRITNHFGDTIEVDRSIDLKGSIQQEKIKLLTSHIDYIPVKAKTGDSLTISYSLKMQNGYFDGEEQSIPIFEQGMLQTHGDFRVINDTTSHTLNIDPALGITTIHAEVSSLEVFLREIDKIDSYPYMCNEQMASKIKAMLSKKRIAKILGKEFKDDQKINNLISSLNKNRNSEGLWGWWNKEKAVSWISKQVISAMLDAENAGYKTNLNKNSLCNTFEAELKDGLSNLRLTTPDRIPLAKQELLDRLMLLKRMNAPIDYVLYFKQINEQLKSLTVTDRLKSMLTMSIIGLKDQINIDTLMQYSRKTMLGGMYWGIMKEGDTQSRSFMLPYENNTENTLIAYTLLKNIGGHESDLNNIRNYFFEHRQGSSWQNTYESSRIIETVMPDMLSENDQYKETSIYVNERRILKFPYTEQIESKKNINIKKEGTLPLFVTAYQQEWNKKPLSESKKGFTVKTIFMENKDTISSLKAGKVAKLQVSVKVDADAEYVQIEIPIPAGCSYETKKRGDYWQEVHREYFKEKIVIFSNKLTKGEHHFTIELIPRYTGKYSLNPAKAELMYFPTFYGNEQMKSVMIE, from the coding sequence ATGATGAAAACACATCTAACAATCTTAACAACTACACTATTATTTATCTCTGTTGTCGCATTTGGACAAACCCGACTATCCGACAGTAGACGTAACTCTGTAGAGCGATATATATATAGAATAAGCAAAGATGATTTACGCAAAATGCACCTTCAAAATAAGAAGATTGAAGAGGATATGCTACGATCGTTAGTTAATAAAATCCCTCTAAACGGCAATGTACCCAAACTTCCTCGAGGCAATTATGTGATTGTGAAGGCAGAAGGTAACCAGCTTGTGTATACAGATCATATCGTCGACGATTTATACTTTAAAATTGTAACAGCCGAAAAAATGATGCTTTGCCTATACGATTCATTAGGCAATATAGTGGATGATGCCACAGTGAGATGCGGTTCAAAAGCGTTCAAATTCAATAGAAACACCCAGACTTACAACATAAAGAATACAAAAGACAAGCAAATAATAGAAGTCAACAATAAAGGAGTTTATCATTATATTGAAATAGAAAAGCAAAGTCCATATCATTATAAAAGCAACCTATTTAAAACAATATGGGGCAAAATGAAATATAATTTTCACAACCTCTTCAATCCTAATGATCGTCCGACAAAAAATAAATATAAAGGATTTATTGTATTCAACAAGCCAAAGTATAAACCAGGAGAAACAGTAAAACTGAAAGCTTACATGACTAATCATAACGGAAAACCTTATGATAAGGCTGTTGATCTAAAACTACTCAGTTATTATCCGAATAAGATAGACACCACATTAGCAAACCTTATGCCCTACCGTCAAGGAATGTACACATATCAATTTAAACTATCGGATAATCTGAATCTGAAGTTAGATAATAATTATACAATCGCTTTAAAAACAATAAAAGACAGAGACAACGAAGTCACATCCCAGTTTAGATACGAAGATTATGAACTGAAAAGTCTTCATTTCACAGCACAAACGAATAAAGAAGAGTACGAAAAAGGAGATTCGATCAAGCTAAAGTTTAAAGTAACAGACGAAAACGAGATGGCTGTGTATGATGGTAAAATAGAGATTCTAGTCACACCCGATCCATTTGATCAATACAAGATGAAAAAATCACAGTCAGTTTTTATCCCCGACACACTATGGACACAGACAATAGATATGAACGGATTATCAGAAAAAGAAATTATCTTACCCGACTCTATCTTCCCTGCAAATGTATCTATCAACTATCAAGCAAAATGCACATACCTGAGTGCTGATAACGAAAAAAGAACTTTATCAAAAAGACTTTCACAGAAAGCGGATGATTATACGATTGACTTCTCTTTATCGAAAGGCATCTTGATGATGAAAGAGTTGAATAAAGGCCAATCGCAAGAAATAATGGCTGAAATTAGTGTTGACGGAGAAAATGGATCAATATTATCTGTCGATTCTGTAATGCTGCCACACTCCATGCCGGTATCTTGGATAGCATCAGACGTTACAGTAAAAACAAAACATACTACAAAAACTTATTTTTTAGACGATATAAGAGAAGATCAACTTGCATACAAATTCTATCGCCAAAACGATTCGATATATCTCATTGTGGATAATCCTGCACAAATTCCGTTTTGGTATGCTGTACGCAAAAAAAATAAAGAAATTGCAAAAGGGTACACAACACAATTAAATTACTCAGTAAAGGCTAAAAGTGAGGAAGGTTATAGTATGCAACTATCTTATCTTTTCGGAGAAGAGAGCAAAAACATCAGGCAATCTCTTCCTTTCACTGAGAAGAATATATCAATAGATGTTTCTACTCCAACCTCCGTATATCCAGGACAAAAAGCGAATATTCTGATATCGGTAACTGATAAGAAAAGAAAGCCTGTGAGCAACGTTGATGTTACCGCCTATTCATTTACTTCCAAATTTGAAAGCTACTCAATGCCTGATTTAGCGATAAAAGGGAAATATATACATGCCAAAGCATTTGCAGATAAAAGGTATAATCCAGAAGAAAATTCCATTGCTGGAAATGTTGATATGCAATGGGGAAAATGGAAAAATACGATGGCATTGGATACCATCGAGTATTACAAATTCTTATACCCAAACACCTATTATTCATATGCAGAGCCTAGTATTGATGGTACAACTCAAATTTCACCATACATCGTTATAGATGGAGTTTTACAAGGAGTACATATGTTATGGATTGACCAACGGTTATATTATTTTGATCAGGCACAGCAACTTGACGTATATTCGTTCTGTGTAACGCCAGGTAAACACAATCTGAAATTTCGTACGCATGACCGAGAAATACTTGTATATAATGTAAACATTCAAAAGGGAGCAAAAAATATTCTATCTTTTGATGCTAAAACTCCTTATGTTCGTAAAGCTGTTCAAGATGAAGACACCGATCCATTTGTACTGGTATCTAAACTATTAAAGAAGAAAGAGCAAAATGAATTAAATGAAAAAGAGGTTGAGCAATTGTCATCGCAATTAATAACGGTGAACAATACCTTTGGTAGATTAGATCTACCTAACTTAAGGGCAAATTTAGAACTACCGGCTTATATTAGTTCAGGAAACATTCATTATTATCTAAACAACACGCCGAGAAATAGTTATAATAATACATTGAGAGGATCTATAAATTCGGCTATTCTCGCAGGGCCCTTTCCTTCGCGCAATTCCATGAATGGTATCACTAATATGGCATCGCTATATATAGATGATAAACTCGTCTCAAATATAGAAATTGAAGGGGGAAACGAGTATCTTTTATATAACAATTATCAGAAGATAAAAAGCTGGAATGCCTTACCCTTTCAGCGATCTATTTCAAAATACATTCCTAAAACAAATTTCAAGGAACAGCTACTCACCCCAAGTAACATTCGGGAACAATTCAATAAGCGTTTAATCACCACATTGTCTAGCTCAAATGGTTCTGCCAACTTTAACTACAGACATTATAATAAATGTCGATTAAGCCTATATCTAGGAAAAGATACCAAAGGTTTGGACATAAAGCCTTCTTTAATACTTATTGTGCCGGAGAAGAAAGAAGAGATCAAAGATTATCAGTTGTTCTACGGAGGTACTCGAAATTTCAACAGCTTATCTGTAGGCAATATGGTCGTAACTATAGCACTCAATGATTCTACATCATATAGCAAAATAGTAACGTTACACCCAAACGGACAAAATTACCTTAGACTAGACTCTATAGAGTATGACACCAATAGCAAATTGGCTAAAACAGCATTTAATTTATTTCAGCGAGATACAAGAAAGGTTTTTAGTCGAAATCCATACATCAATAATTCTTTTAAGATAGATAGTATTATAAGCGTTCCGGCACAAGAAACAGGAAGCTATAAAAGAAGTAATGCTCGTAAGGGCATCATAACAGGTATAGTATACGATAATTTTGGGGAACCTATTATTGGAGCCTCAGCTACTATAAATAAAACAAAAGTAGGAACAATTACCGACTTAGACGGATATTTCGAATTGGCAGGAAAAGCAGGCGATGAAATCACTTTTACTTATATAGGATATATTCCTAAAAAAGTAAAATACTCAGAAGGTTACAATTATAAAATCGTGCTTAATGAGGATTCTCAAAGTTTGCAGGAAGTGGTTGTCGTTGGATATGGAAGCGAACAGAAATCTCTCTTAACAGGGTCTACTATTACTATCAATGATAATTCTTCAAATACTACACTAGATAGCCAGACATTACAAGGACGTATTGCAGGCCTAACTATTAGAGGTTCTTCGAGTGATTCAAAAGGTTCCAATCCTCTTATTTTAGTTAACGGCTTACCATATAATGGCAAGTTAGAAGACATCGATGCAACTTCTATTATATCTCTAAATATATTGAAAGATAATAGTGCAACAGCGATATACGGCGCTAGAGCTAAAGATGGTGTTATTATGATTCAAACTAAAACTTTGAATACAGTAGCAACCGAAAAAAGTGATAACGCAGAGTCTACTTCAACACAAGGAGGAAACACCATGCGCCGGAATTTCCATGATGATGCTTTCTGGCAACCAACGTTGAAAACAAACATAAAAGGAGAAGCATCATTTGATATTACCTATCCTGACGATATCACAACTTGGAATGCTTACTTTATAGCCATTGGCAACAAAAAGCAAACTGACAAAAAACAAATGACAATAAAATCTTTTAAAGCTCTGACCGCACGTCTTTCAACTCCACGCTTTGCCATTAGAGGCGATAGCTTGAATGCTGTTGGGCGAATAACCAATCATTTTGGTGATACTATTGAAGTAGATCGAAGTATTGATCTAAAAGGAAGTATACAGCAAGAAAAGATAAAACTACTTACATCACATATAGATTATATTCCCGTCAAAGCTAAAACAGGAGACAGCCTTACGATCTCTTATTCATTGAAAATGCAGAATGGCTATTTTGATGGAGAAGAACAATCTATCCCTATATTTGAACAGGGCATGTTGCAGACTCATGGTGATTTTAGAGTCATCAATGATACAACCTCACATACGCTCAATATAGATCCGGCATTAGGTATAACTACAATTCATGCGGAAGTTTCGAGCCTCGAGGTATTTCTTCGTGAGATTGATAAAATAGACAGTTATCCGTATATGTGTAACGAGCAAATGGCTTCTAAGATTAAAGCGATGCTATCGAAGAAACGAATTGCTAAGATATTGGGAAAAGAATTTAAAGATGATCAAAAAATTAATAATCTGATAAGCTCTTTGAATAAAAATCGCAATTCAGAAGGCTTATGGGGATGGTGGAATAAAGAAAAAGCCGTATCATGGATATCGAAGCAGGTCATAAGTGCGATGCTAGATGCTGAGAATGCAGGATATAAAACTAATTTGAATAAAAACAGCTTATGTAATACGTTCGAAGCGGAGCTAAAAGACGGACTCTCTAATTTGAGATTAACTACTCCGGATAGAATACCATTGGCCAAACAAGAATTACTCGACAGACTTATGCTATTAAAACGTATGAATGCTCCAATCGACTACGTTCTATATTTCAAGCAAATTAACGAGCAGCTAAAAAGCCTTACTGTGACTGATAGGCTAAAATCAATGTTGACTATGTCTATCATTGGACTGAAAGATCAGATTAATATAGATACCTTGATGCAATACTCGCGCAAAACGATGCTTGGTGGAATGTATTGGGGCATTATGAAAGAAGGTGATACACAGTCCCGCAGCTTCATGTTGCCTTATGAGAACAATACAGAAAATACGCTGATAGCTTACACTCTTCTAAAAAATATCGGCGGACATGAATCGGATCTGAATAATATAAGAAACTATTTCTTTGAACATCGCCAAGGCAGTTCATGGCAAAACACTTATGAATCGTCACGCATAATTGAAACGGTCATGCCGGATATGTTGAGTGAAAATGATCAGTATAAAGAAACATCTATCTATGTGAACGAACGAAGAATATTAAAATTTCCTTATACTGAACAAATAGAATCTAAAAAAAATATCAATATTAAAAAAGAAGGTACACTACCCCTGTTCGTAACAGCTTACCAACAAGAATGGAATAAAAAACCGTTATCTGAATCAAAGAAAGGCTTTACAGTAAAAACCATCTTTATGGAAAATAAAGATACCATTTCATCTCTAAAAGCAGGCAAAGTAGCTAAACTCCAAGTGAGTGTAAAAGTCGATGCCGATGCCGAATATGTTCAAATAGAAATACCTATTCCTGCCGGATGCTCCTACGAAACAAAAAAGAGAGGTGACTATTGGCAAGAAGTGCATAGAGAATATTTCAAAGAAAAGATTGTCATTTTCAGCAACAAACTCACTAAAGGTGAACATCACTTCACCATCGAACTTATTCCGAGATATACCGGAAAATACTCTCTCAATCCGGCAAAAGCAGAATTAATGTACTTTCCTACTTTCTATGGAAATGAACAGATGAAATCGGTGATGATTGAATGA